A DNA window from Thalassospiraceae bacterium LMO-JJ14 contains the following coding sequences:
- a CDS encoding O-acetylhomoserine aminocarboxypropyltransferase, with product MVQPKFYDFETLSLHAGHKPDAETGSRAVPIYQTTSYVFDDTDHAASLYNLEQPGHIYSRLSNPTVAVLEERIAALEGGVGAVATASGMAAIFLAIATLMDKGGHIVSSGSLYGGTHNLFSYTLPRFGIETTFVNPRDPDAFRAAITDKTRLVFGETLGNPGIEVLNIPVIADIAHDAGLPLMIDSTFATPYLMKPFEHGADIVMHSLTKFIGGHGVAIGGIVVDSGAFDWEAGSKFPTLTEPYDGYAGIDFAEEFGTQALIMRMRAEGMKDFGACMSPANAFHLIQGTETLPLRMERHVENALKVAAFLDAAEEVEWVNHPSVPSHPDHELAKELLPKGAGAILSFGIKGGREAGRKFIENVKLASHLANVGDAKTLVIHPGSTTHQQMSAEALDAAGIGENLIRVSVGIESAGDIIADLKAGLRASQRG from the coding sequence ATGGTCCAGCCGAAATTCTACGACTTCGAGACGCTCAGCCTGCATGCGGGTCACAAACCCGATGCGGAAACGGGCTCGCGCGCCGTGCCGATCTATCAGACGACATCGTATGTGTTCGACGATACGGACCATGCGGCGTCGCTGTATAACCTGGAACAGCCGGGGCATATCTATTCGCGGCTGTCGAACCCGACGGTGGCCGTGCTCGAAGAACGCATCGCCGCGTTGGAAGGCGGCGTCGGTGCGGTCGCGACGGCCAGCGGCATGGCGGCGATCTTCCTCGCCATCGCGACGCTGATGGACAAGGGCGGCCATATCGTTTCAAGCGGTTCGCTGTACGGCGGCACGCACAACCTGTTCAGCTACACGCTGCCGCGCTTCGGGATCGAGACCACGTTCGTCAATCCGCGCGACCCGGATGCTTTCCGGGCGGCGATCACCGACAAGACGCGTCTGGTGTTCGGCGAGACCCTGGGTAATCCGGGGATCGAGGTGCTGAATATTCCCGTCATCGCCGATATCGCGCACGATGCGGGTCTGCCGTTGATGATCGACAGCACCTTCGCGACGCCGTACCTGATGAAGCCGTTCGAACACGGTGCCGATATCGTCATGCACTCGCTGACCAAGTTCATCGGTGGGCACGGGGTCGCCATCGGCGGGATTGTCGTCGATTCCGGTGCGTTCGACTGGGAAGCGGGCAGCAAGTTCCCGACCCTGACCGAGCCTTACGACGGCTATGCGGGGATCGACTTTGCCGAGGAATTCGGCACCCAGGCGCTGATCATGCGGATGCGCGCCGAGGGCATGAAGGATTTCGGCGCCTGCATGAGCCCGGCCAACGCCTTTCATCTGATACAGGGGACGGAAACCCTGCCGCTCAGGATGGAAAGGCATGTGGAAAATGCGCTCAAGGTTGCGGCGTTTCTGGATGCGGCGGAAGAAGTCGAATGGGTCAATCACCCGTCGGTACCGTCACACCCGGATCACGAACTGGCCAAGGAACTGTTGCCCAAGGGCGCGGGCGCGATCCTCAGCTTCGGGATCAAGGGGGGCAGGGAAGCCGGGCGCAAGTTTATCGAGAACGTCAAGCTGGCCTCGCATCTGGCCAACGTCGGCGACGCCAAGACGCTGGTCATTCACCCCGGCTCGACGACGCACCAGCAGATGAGCGCCGAGGCGCTCGACGCGGCGGGGATCGGCGAAAACCTGATCCGCGTGTCGGTCGGCATCGAAAGCGCCGGCGATATCATTGCCGATCTGAAGGCGGGGCTGCGCGCCTCGCAGCGGGGTTAA
- a CDS encoding 3-hydroxyacyl-CoA dehydrogenase family protein — MSREIKSVAVLGAGTMGTGIAGLAAEKDCKVLLLDVSMEAAEKALDKIVNGRPPAIDTPGKEANITLGTLTDDLEKIADYDWICEAVIEDVATKRKLFERFEPLRKDGSVVSTNTSGIPLRDITEGMPDRLLKDVAVTHFFNPVKIMKLCELVPGEKTDADVIDAFRAFLGGEMGKGVVNAKDTVNFIGNRIGCFWMLRGLHAATDARAAGLSQERIDALMSAPMGLPPTGLYGLIDLIGLDIMDFVGKNLAINLPKGDMGEAFTKFPAAEQAMLEAGQLGRKTGGGFYKMIKLDDGSRKKETFDLNTGEWRDGLDVAVDVSADVMFADSADGKFCWDIMGSTLAYAADLIPEISDDIVNVDRAMRWGFAWGKGPFELLDAVGPKRFAEKCREGGAVPKMLDVLENAGAETFYRNGGSEYLGLDGAYHPVPAE; from the coding sequence ATGAGCCGTGAGATCAAATCCGTCGCCGTTCTGGGCGCGGGCACCATGGGCACCGGCATCGCCGGGCTGGCCGCCGAAAAGGACTGCAAGGTCCTGTTGCTGGACGTCTCGATGGAAGCCGCCGAAAAGGCGCTCGATAAAATCGTCAACGGCCGCCCGCCGGCCATCGACACGCCGGGCAAGGAAGCCAACATCACGCTCGGCACGCTGACGGACGATCTCGAAAAAATCGCCGACTACGACTGGATCTGCGAAGCGGTGATCGAGGATGTGGCCACCAAGCGCAAGCTGTTCGAGCGTTTCGAGCCGCTCAGGAAGGACGGTTCCGTGGTCTCGACCAACACGTCGGGCATTCCGCTCAGGGACATCACCGAAGGCATGCCGGACCGGTTGCTGAAGGACGTCGCGGTGACGCACTTCTTCAACCCGGTGAAGATCATGAAGCTGTGCGAACTGGTGCCGGGCGAAAAGACCGACGCCGACGTCATCGACGCCTTCCGCGCTTTCCTCGGCGGCGAAATGGGCAAGGGCGTGGTCAACGCCAAGGACACGGTCAACTTCATCGGCAACCGCATCGGCTGTTTCTGGATGCTGCGCGGTCTGCACGCGGCGACGGACGCACGCGCTGCAGGGTTGTCGCAGGAACGCATCGACGCGCTGATGTCGGCACCGATGGGGCTGCCGCCGACCGGGCTTTACGGGCTGATCGATCTTATCGGTCTGGATATCATGGATTTCGTCGGCAAGAACCTCGCCATCAACCTGCCGAAAGGCGACATGGGCGAAGCCTTTACCAAGTTCCCGGCCGCCGAACAGGCGATGCTGGAAGCCGGCCAGCTCGGCCGCAAGACCGGCGGCGGGTTTTATAAAATGATCAAGCTCGACGACGGATCGCGGAAAAAGGAAACCTTCGATCTGAACACCGGCGAATGGCGCGATGGCCTCGACGTTGCCGTCGATGTTTCCGCCGATGTGATGTTCGCGGACAGTGCCGATGGGAAGTTCTGCTGGGACATCATGGGCTCGACGCTGGCCTATGCCGCCGATTTAATCCCGGAAATTTCCGACGATATCGTCAACGTGGATCGCGCCATGCGTTGGGGCTTCGCGTGGGGCAAGGGGCCGTTCGAGCTACTGGATGCCGTCGGGCCGAAACGCTTCGCCGAGAAATGCCGCGAAGGCGGTGCGGTGCCGAAGATGCTCGACGTGCTGGAAAATGCCGGCGCCGAGACGTTCTATCGCAACGGCGGGTCTGAATACCTTGGCCTCGACGGCGCATATCACCCGGTGCCTGCGGAATAA
- a CDS encoding alpha/beta hydrolase, which yields METKVNGLKAHAVTGGTTMGGDEAPVLILIHGAGMDGTVWQLQSRYIAHRGIRVLAVDLPGHGHSDGDPLASIADMADWIAAFMDAAGVETASVAGHSMGALISLDFAARYPEKVRAVGLLGAAAEMPVHPDLIKAAEDGGMLAPELITDWGFGTIAHTGGHLLPGLWAMGAAERLLADARPGALAVDLKACDAYKDALTAAAKIDAPVALISGDEDKMTPLKNARPLADALKDVALTVLPETGHMMMIERPREVAKLLLELAR from the coding sequence ATGGAAACGAAGGTAAACGGCCTTAAGGCGCATGCCGTCACCGGCGGCACCACAATGGGCGGCGACGAAGCGCCGGTATTGATCCTGATCCACGGTGCGGGCATGGACGGCACGGTCTGGCAGTTGCAAAGCCGCTATATCGCGCACCGGGGCATCAGGGTGCTGGCCGTTGATCTGCCCGGGCACGGTCATTCCGACGGCGATCCGCTGGCGAGTATCGCCGACATGGCGGACTGGATCGCCGCCTTCATGGACGCGGCAGGCGTCGAGACCGCCAGCGTGGCCGGGCATTCCATGGGGGCGCTGATCTCGCTGGATTTCGCGGCGCGCTATCCGGAAAAGGTGCGCGCGGTCGGCTTGTTGGGCGCGGCGGCGGAAATGCCGGTGCACCCGGATCTGATCAAGGCGGCGGAAGACGGCGGCATGCTGGCCCCGGAACTGATCACCGACTGGGGCTTCGGCACGATCGCGCACACGGGTGGGCATCTATTGCCCGGATTGTGGGCGATGGGCGCCGCGGAACGATTGCTGGCGGATGCCAGGCCGGGTGCGCTGGCCGTCGATCTGAAGGCCTGCGATGCCTATAAGGATGCGCTGACGGCGGCGGCGAAAATCGATGCGCCGGTGGCGCTGATATCCGGCGACGAAGACAAGATGACACCGCTCAAGAACGCCCGGCCGTTGGCCGACGCGCTCAAGGACGTGGCATTGACGGTGTTGCCGGAAACCGGCCACATGATGATGATCGAACGCCCGCGCGAAGTGGCGAAGCTGTTGTTGGAACTGGCGCGCTAA
- a CDS encoding DMT family transporter, with amino-acid sequence MTDHEQPSAGQVSIATAMLIMTPLFWAGHSVVGRIIANEIPTFTLVSMRWLMAFAILMVFIAPKVWAERWLLIKHWRYVLLTGLIGPALFPCLLYTGLKTTTVTNTSIIQTSVPGLVPFIAWLLLKERVALQQVIGIGISSIGVALIATQGNLLAIAEVEFVPGDLVILCAFTAWAIYTVVIRLKPRQMHANTLLASSMAIGGLATLPLWLWELSEGKTFPVTEQSMWAFGYIMLFPTLLAYFFYNHAINIVGPTKAGLASHLVPPLGICLGVIFLGENFEIFHAVSFAAILSGVVLVIRGGHASGKPKPA; translated from the coding sequence ATGACCGACCACGAGCAGCCGTCCGCGGGACAAGTCAGCATTGCCACAGCCATGCTGATCATGACGCCCCTGTTCTGGGCCGGGCACAGCGTCGTCGGGCGGATCATCGCCAATGAAATCCCGACATTTACGCTGGTCAGCATGCGCTGGCTCATGGCCTTCGCGATCCTGATGGTCTTCATCGCACCCAAAGTCTGGGCCGAACGCTGGCTGCTGATCAAGCACTGGCGCTATGTCCTGCTGACGGGATTGATCGGCCCGGCGCTGTTCCCGTGCCTGCTGTACACCGGGCTGAAGACGACAACCGTCACCAACACCTCGATCATCCAGACATCGGTGCCGGGGCTGGTGCCGTTCATCGCCTGGCTGTTGCTCAAGGAACGGGTCGCGCTGCAACAGGTGATCGGCATCGGTATTTCCAGCATCGGCGTCGCGCTGATCGCCACGCAGGGTAACCTTCTGGCCATTGCCGAGGTTGAATTCGTACCGGGCGACCTGGTGATCCTCTGCGCGTTTACCGCCTGGGCGATCTATACGGTGGTCATCCGCCTCAAGCCCCGGCAGATGCATGCCAATACACTGCTGGCATCGAGCATGGCGATCGGCGGCCTTGCGACGCTGCCGTTATGGCTGTGGGAATTATCCGAAGGTAAAACCTTCCCGGTCACCGAACAGTCGATGTGGGCTTTCGGCTACATCATGCTGTTCCCGACCCTGCTGGCGTACTTCTTCTATAATCACGCCATCAACATCGTCGGTCCGACCAAGGCCGGGCTGGCCTCGCATCTGGTGCCACCGCTCGGCATCTGCCTCGGCGTGATCTTCCTGGGCGAAAATTTCGAAATCTTCCATGCCGTCAGTTTCGCGGCGATCCTGAGCGGCGTCGTTCTGGTTATTCGGGGCGGGCACGCTTCAGGAAAGCCAAAACCCGCGTAA
- a CDS encoding adenylate/guanylate cyclase domain-containing protein: protein MHNREQIFPSEQPFPLGRLFRRRFIPAFLGFTGLFLVLLGITARHVIEEIYLEQAQRRAQTIARAVADIAPAPWAHLMAGTTLAELQNSTDAAVLSKAFTDEVREMNLPELKVYDMETRVLFATKAGEIGSTEPAQALRNTIDNSTSSIVTKKLPDGTSQYELYVPVFDDKHNVRTVFELYEPVTYLNAILINAAIPTMAVPAGLLLLLIFALNVLVGRAQRDIDARTSALKALQDRLSSFVSSTAISAARSAGQDGGIKSQKVETTLFYSDIRDFTGFSEQNPAETVVSFLNDIMTLQVDAIKKHGGDVDKMIGDAVLARFDGDDGDARAIAAAREIQSAIKAGNYPRKLGIGIHTGEVISGAIGPEDRRDFTVIGDAVNISARLCALAKADEIVVDADMADDAFSTSETVQVKGRVQGIAIRRLG from the coding sequence ATGCACAACCGTGAGCAGATATTTCCCTCCGAACAGCCGTTCCCGCTGGGCCGGCTGTTCCGGCGCCGTTTCATCCCCGCGTTTCTCGGCTTTACCGGATTGTTTCTGGTTCTGCTGGGGATTACGGCCAGGCATGTCATCGAAGAGATTTACCTGGAACAGGCGCAACGCCGCGCCCAGACCATCGCCCGCGCCGTCGCTGACATCGCGCCCGCGCCTTGGGCGCACCTGATGGCCGGGACGACCCTGGCCGAACTGCAGAACTCGACCGATGCGGCTGTCCTATCCAAGGCATTCACCGATGAAGTCCGCGAAATGAACCTGCCCGAGCTTAAGGTTTATGACATGGAGACACGGGTACTGTTCGCAACCAAAGCCGGTGAAATCGGCTCCACCGAACCCGCGCAGGCGCTGCGCAACACCATCGACAATTCGACATCGAGCATCGTCACCAAAAAACTGCCGGACGGGACCAGTCAGTATGAGCTGTATGTTCCGGTGTTTGACGATAAGCACAACGTGCGTACGGTTTTCGAGCTATACGAGCCGGTGACGTACCTCAACGCCATCCTGATCAACGCCGCGATCCCGACGATGGCTGTCCCGGCGGGCCTTTTGCTGCTGTTGATCTTTGCCCTGAATGTGCTGGTCGGCCGTGCGCAACGCGATATCGATGCCCGGACATCGGCACTGAAGGCATTGCAGGACAGGCTTTCGTCGTTCGTCTCGTCAACAGCGATCAGCGCCGCCCGCAGCGCCGGCCAGGACGGCGGCATCAAATCGCAAAAGGTCGAGACGACCCTGTTCTATTCGGATATTCGCGACTTCACAGGGTTTTCCGAACAGAATCCGGCGGAAACCGTGGTCAGCTTCCTGAACGACATCATGACCCTGCAGGTCGATGCCATCAAAAAACACGGCGGCGATGTCGACAAGATGATCGGTGACGCCGTTCTGGCCCGCTTCGACGGCGACGACGGCGATGCCCGCGCCATTGCCGCGGCGCGTGAAATCCAGAGCGCGATCAAGGCAGGCAACTACCCGCGCAAGCTTGGTATCGGGATTCATACCGGCGAGGTTATCTCCGGTGCCATCGGCCCCGAAGACCGCCGCGATTTCACCGTCATCGGTGATGCGGTGAATATTTCCGCGCGGCTGTGCGCGCTGGCCAAGGCCGATGAAATCGTCGTCGATGCGGATATGGCCGATGACGCTTTCAGTACGTCCGAAACCGTCCAGGTCAAGGGCCGGGTTCAAGGCATCGCCATCAGAAGACTCGGCTGA
- a CDS encoding DUF2927 domain-containing protein, whose protein sequence is MMKRILFVLSLLLSAVPSHADEDFSNADLLRNFDVIAFGNEYTGKKYDIVRKWAKPMLMGIQGKNYPAHLEAFIDDVAHDLNQLTGHRIELYYSFAKQKAKQLPADFDRNNVNVILYYMSDEEIPAALAKYWKGDQEKVRWMVQNSTCFANYFTRKGEIVAAVIVFPSRHPESYLRACAVEEITQILGLPNDSNAVKPSIFNDSSRYFELTEHDRWLLRALYQKDITPGMSRNETLTRVLAFLKRARPE, encoded by the coding sequence ATGATGAAGCGTATTCTATTCGTCCTTTCCCTGCTTTTATCCGCTGTCCCGTCCCATGCCGACGAGGATTTCTCCAACGCCGATCTGCTGCGTAATTTCGACGTCATCGCGTTCGGCAACGAATATACCGGCAAGAAGTACGACATCGTTCGCAAGTGGGCGAAGCCGATGCTGATGGGCATTCAAGGCAAGAACTATCCGGCCCATCTGGAAGCCTTCATCGATGACGTGGCGCATGACCTGAACCAACTGACGGGACACCGGATCGAGCTGTATTATTCTTTTGCCAAACAGAAGGCAAAACAACTGCCGGCCGATTTCGACCGGAACAACGTCAACGTCATTCTGTATTACATGAGTGACGAGGAAATTCCTGCGGCGCTGGCGAAGTACTGGAAAGGCGATCAGGAAAAAGTCCGCTGGATGGTGCAGAATTCGACCTGCTTCGCCAATTATTTTACCCGCAAGGGCGAGATCGTTGCCGCCGTCATCGTTTTTCCGTCACGCCACCCGGAAAGCTACCTTCGCGCCTGCGCGGTCGAGGAAATCACCCAGATCCTCGGGCTGCCGAACGACTCGAATGCCGTCAAACCTTCGATCTTCAACGATTCCAGCCGTTATTTCGAACTGACGGAGCATGACCGCTGGTTGTTGCGGGCGTTGTATCAAAAGGACATCACGCCGGGTATGTCCCGCAACGAGACGCTTACGCGGGTTTTGGCTTTCCTGAAGCGTGCCCGCCCCGAATAA
- a CDS encoding phosphotransferase codes for MSGRNDDAVTNMDRDAIKRLEVWLARQSGGRAQVRDLKQLSGGAIQENWALKLDLDGGDWPGSHDLVLRKDAPSNVAVSHGRAEEFTILKHAHEAGVTVPVPCVLCEDLDVLGTPFFIMHRAEGTAAGHKLAKMDANDALAAELGRNLARIHTIADAPDLAFVDKPDGPPATSSVAEYRRHLDALPGSHPALEWGLRWLEENAPENSATVFCHRDYRTGNYMVADGKLTAVLDWEFAGWSDPMEDIGWLTAKCWRFGANDRVCGGVGSLDALIEGYEAESGRTVDRDMVGYWQVMATMRWAVIALQQADRFVSGGERNLELALTAHIVPELELEILSETAPADPARLPDGIEPVRPQPSLDALLGIARDIVRGDLANVLDGEARYKALMAANALGIVMRQIGGADSAGNADAAALASRIRSGEGTAVDHALLLAQVRATLTESNPRALG; via the coding sequence GTGAGCGGGCGCAACGACGACGCCGTCACCAACATGGACCGGGACGCCATCAAACGGCTCGAGGTCTGGCTGGCGCGCCAGTCCGGCGGCCGCGCGCAGGTGCGCGACCTGAAACAGCTTTCCGGCGGCGCCATTCAGGAAAACTGGGCGCTGAAGCTGGACCTGGACGGCGGCGACTGGCCGGGGTCGCACGATCTGGTGTTGCGCAAGGACGCACCGTCGAACGTCGCCGTTTCGCATGGCCGCGCCGAGGAATTCACGATCCTGAAACACGCGCATGAAGCCGGGGTTACGGTGCCGGTGCCGTGTGTACTGTGTGAGGATTTGGACGTGCTCGGCACGCCGTTCTTCATCATGCACCGCGCCGAAGGCACGGCGGCCGGTCACAAGCTCGCGAAGATGGATGCCAACGACGCGCTCGCCGCCGAATTGGGCCGTAATCTGGCGCGCATCCACACGATTGCCGACGCCCCCGATCTGGCCTTCGTCGACAAGCCCGACGGGCCGCCGGCAACATCGTCGGTCGCCGAATACCGTCGCCATCTGGACGCGCTGCCGGGGTCGCATCCGGCGCTGGAATGGGGTCTGCGCTGGCTCGAAGAGAACGCGCCTGAAAATTCGGCAACGGTGTTCTGTCACCGCGATTACCGCACCGGCAATTACATGGTCGCCGACGGCAAATTGACGGCGGTGCTGGACTGGGAATTCGCCGGCTGGTCCGACCCGATGGAGGATATCGGCTGGCTGACGGCGAAGTGCTGGCGCTTCGGTGCCAATGACCGCGTTTGCGGTGGTGTCGGCTCCTTGGATGCGCTGATCGAAGGCTACGAGGCGGAAAGCGGCCGCACGGTCGACCGCGATATGGTCGGCTACTGGCAGGTCATGGCGACCATGCGCTGGGCGGTGATCGCGCTACAACAAGCCGACCGTTTCGTCAGCGGCGGCGAGCGCAATCTGGAACTGGCGCTGACGGCGCACATCGTGCCCGAGCTTGAGTTGGAGATTTTATCCGAGACCGCCCCCGCCGACCCGGCGCGGTTGCCGGATGGCATTGAACCGGTGCGCCCACAGCCGTCGCTGGATGCGTTGCTGGGAATTGCGCGGGACATCGTGCGCGGCGATCTGGCCAACGTGCTCGACGGAGAGGCGCGCTACAAGGCGCTGATGGCGGCCAACGCGCTCGGCATCGTCATGCGCCAGATCGGGGGCGCGGATAGCGCCGGCAACGCGGATGCGGCGGCACTGGCGTCAAGAATCCGCTCAGGCGAAGGAACGGCCGTAGATCATGCTCTGTTACTCGCCCAAGTCCGCGCCACCCTCACGGAGAGCAATCCCCGGGCGTTGGGGTAA